In the genome of Rhineura floridana isolate rRhiFlo1 chromosome 10, rRhiFlo1.hap2, whole genome shotgun sequence, the window ctcacccagccatgaagctcactgggtgaccttgggccagtcactgcctctcagcctcatgaaaaccctattcatagggtcgccataagtcggaatggacttgaaggcagtacatttacatttttaagaacAGGTCAGTTTTCCCTCTGAGCTCTGACCACCACCACTCCATCACACACACCAGTTGTGGTACAAATGGGAGGCAGAAGATCCACAGGGGAAGTAACTGATAAACCTATGCTGAGAACTGGAGGCTCAGCCGCTGCTGCCAtcgctcccctcttcctcccctgcaTCAGAAGCTGAAACCTTGAGCAACTCTCCAGCTGAGACTGCCAACCCTCTGTCCTCCTCTCATTGTGAATCCTGATTTGCACCCCCCGCTTCCAAGGGCCACCTGCTGGAGTCTGGGTGCTCACCtaacatttcctttttttaatattACACCACTTTCTCTCCCCCCGCTGCCCCCTTGCAACCAGGTGCAGGTGGCCACATTCTTCAATCTCGCCAGTGTCGTAGCCGGGATTGTGGCTCTGACCAAAGGCATTGCACATATACCGGACCTAAATGGAACATTCAGCTGGAGGAAGGACATGTGCGAGAGAAGGCATGAATATCCACCCTATGTCACAACCAGGGACTATGAACCTGACTGGAGAGAGTCGACCTGCAAGGAGACTTTATGGAATCTCATGGTGAGCAGATCCTCAGGCCCCGACAAAGCTCAGACTCTGGGGCTGGGCCATTGGGCCTCGTCATGGAAGCAGGATCCAGGGCAGCCATCCCAATGTTttgggctgggctgatgggaggtgcagtccaaagcactggagggcaccaggttggggaaaggctgctctagggtttGAGAGAGTGTGTGGATTCCTGGGTAACCTTGTGGGGTAGGACAATCTATAGGAGCTTTGGAAATGGAGGGCGAAGGAGAGAGGCTGGCTGAAAAAGCAGACTGTGGTAAACCCACATCCATCTCACAAGGCATATCACTGGGAGGAGGGAAATGTGAATTCTCCTCGGATCTGGGCCTGGGATCCAGTCTGAGCTCCTGAGTTACATCACTTTTCTCATGGGGAGGATCCTGAGCCCCAAATGTCAAAGGCTCTGGGCCCAGACTGATCCATGGGGGCCTGGATCAACCCAGGATGCCTCCAAACCCCAGTTGCTGAGTGGGAATCACAAGCCGGGGGAGCGTTGTTGCCCCTCCTGTGGTGGGCTTCCCTGTTAGAAGTGGTTGGAGACCAGACTAGGTGGGTCCCCGTTGGTCCGAGAACCAGCAGCCCAGGCTCTTAAGTTCTCATCCTCCACAAGGGTCCAGTTCTGCTCCTCTTCGTGTGGACTATGAGGGCCTGGAACAAGCAGGCTGAGCATTGTCAGTCTTTCTTCCTGCTGATCCAAGTAAGATGTCCTTGTCTCTTCCTCCCAGGGAGTCGCCTTTGCCGTTCGCATCTTGCTGCTCATTTTCTCAGCCGTTGCTCTCGCAATCGCCTTCTTCTGCTTTGGCTATGGCCTCCGCGTCATGTGCCGCACCCTGAAGGTATTGGGGGGGTTATTGCAGGGGAAATGGGTCACAGTGGTGTGTGCAAGCGCTCAGCCCCAATCCCCGAGAATCCCATCTAGcctccacccccccacacacacattctcctTGCGTAACCGAGGAGAATGCTTGTGCCTGGACCTGGAGTGGGTTGTACGCAGAGGCGGCTGAAGGAACTTAGACCTGACGCAGGGCCCATGAGGTCACTCCTTGAGaggctcccatcctcctcccttgcagacAAGCAGTGGGCAGTTGAGCAGGACAGCTGTACAAATAGTTCGCACCTCAAAGTGTCTCACCTTGGTGCAGAAGGTGTCGCTGCTGCTGCCGTCACTGCTGGTTCTTTGGAGGGAGCAAAAGTGCACGGCCTTCACATCTTCtggctgtctcctcctcctcccttgggggggggggagagagagagagagttgtgttCCCCTTTTGAAACTTGTAGTATGTGAATTTCATTGCAACTCTTCCTTATCCAGATGGTGAGGATTCTGTTATCAGTGACTGTTCTTTAAAATGTTCTGCTGGATTAACCCTCTACTTATTTTTAAGTGCTATGGACAATATTTTTTTACAATCTACCCCACTGGAGAGAGTGGATttttgtaaaacaatattgtcCATAGCACTTAAAAATAAGTAGAGGGTTCCACTCTCTCCAGTGGGGTAGATTCTTCTGCAACTACAAAttattcaaatttgcactttgtggCAGGTTTTCTATCctcactccccccctccccactgttTCCACTTCCCTTGAGGTAGGACCTGTCCTAGGCAAACCACTGCAGCCCACCTCCTAGGCCACTACGTTTGGCTTGGAGGATTTAAACAGGCACAGCCCATATGTCTGTGTGGCCACAAGGGCCAGTAACTTGTCTTTAAAAATATAGAGAGAGAGCTGAGATTTTAAAATCGGCATTGAACAGTAAAGAGACTTGTGCAGTGTGAATGCAGGTATGTAGAGTATGTGCCCCTCAGTCTACAGGCTCCCTCACGCTGGGGCCTGGATCCATGGGGAGAGAGAGTGGTGCAGGGGGGAACAGAAACTCTCTTCTTTTTAGATTAAGGATgcagatggggtgggggaggcagtGAACAGAGCAAgcataaaaaagaaacaaaacggTTTATACTCTCAGAACTCTAAGCAAGACAGTCTTAAAAAAGGATCTCAAACTTACTTCCAGAATCAAGGATCATCCATGATGTTCAGTAgaaggcaatttttaaaatagGGAATAACCTCtccttttttttaaccctttggaATCAGGAGAGGGGGTTGAGAAGAGAGGTGATTCTCCAAGGTGGTATGGCCCTGTGGGGTTGGGCCCACTTGTAGGGGGCAGATTTTTGACACTTAGGACATGGCATGTCCAATGTGTGGACGAAGGAGGGCCTTTGAGATGGACCACTGGCACCTTTCAGCAACCCAGGGAAGCAGAAGTAAAAGGCGAGAGAGTGAGGAGAGGCTCCCTCTCTAACCCCCAGTACAGAGAACCTCTCGTGTGTGTGAGTGCGTGTAATTCTAGGCTGTGCACATGAAGGATGCTTGACACAGGTGGGATGGGGTGGAAGTCCCCGTGGAATGGGGAAGTCAAGCCTTTGTGCCAGCTGCGCTAGATTTTGAAAGAGGCTGGAGTTTATTTCTCCAGCCTCAGTTTCTCCACAGGACTTTTCTCTCCTTCCCGAGAGCTGACTCTGCAACGCTCCTTAATTCTCTGCTCCACTTGCAGGCAAGAAGTCAGGCCTATGTTTCTGTTGGGGACCTGGAGGTGCCCCCTCCTTATCAGGATCAGGTCTCTCCTGAGATCATAGCCTGAGCAGGGTGACGCTGGCCCTCGAGAATGAAGGAACCAGCACCTGCCTGGGATGCATCCTGACGTGCCAATTTTTTTCTGAAGGAATGTCACACTATGATCAACTTCTGCTTCGCTTGATTGAGCCCAAATTTGGCCCCAGCACTTATCTGGAACCTCCCTTGGAAATAATTGCTCTTGCTGAAAATGTACCTATTAAAGTGGCTGCTCTGGATTTCAATGTGAACGTGGATCATTGTCTTCACGGTGGTGAGGGGGTGGGCGTGAGCACCCACAACTCAGGATGCAGATCTCCCTCTGCAGAtgagaaagaggggagggaggagagagggggggagtggcCACCTTTCCCAATTGCTAACTGAATAAAGGCGTCAGACTGCAGTGCAGGAGGAAAGGTGTCTCCCCCACCAACATCCTTAGAAacgggtggtggctccatgtcagtggggcagtggaatccgctccaggtttcagtctgaactttcagggagctgtgcAAAGTGCTGAAAGCaagtccttgaaagtttggactaaaaccttgagtggattccactgccccactgacatggagccaccagccgccgcaGTTAGAAACTGGAAGTCTTCACTCCCACACAGGTATGTGTatcggtgggggggggaggcggcaGTCGCAGCAATGGGCCGCCTTTCCTTGCTGCCAAGAGGGACAGAGGACGAGGGAGGGGTTGCGTTGAGCCAGAGAGTGGGGTGCACACTGTGCTGCGCTTGGCACTTTAAAGACTGGCTGGAAAGGCACTGCAGTGCTGCTTGGAGAAGGAGAGGCGGACACCGCTGAGGGTCAGACTGATTTGTTGGCTGGTTGTGGGGGTGAAGTGGGGTAGGCTTTACAAATTAGCCCTTGTGGTCCTGTGCCTGAGCAGGTGGGCAAGGTTTCGGCATCTACTGGCCCTGCTGGGCCTTGACAACTGCCACTTGCCTTCAGACAAAACAACGGCCAGGTGGAGCTCCAaggatgggaaaagcttcacctgctgaacTCCTGCCTGACGACAAAGATCCTGTTGGGAACTGTTGGAGAAATCCTCCTCTCAATGGCAGAGAGAGGTCGTGGCATTATATCCCTCCGTCCCCGTCCCCCCGGGAGCCCCATCACAGCTAGCCCCACATCGGAGATTGCTCCGCCTCGTCCTCCACCTGGCTGAGAACCCGGAAGTCGCTTATTCAGACAATATGCCGCTCCCTCCTCTACTTTTTAAATCTCTACAGCCGGACCAGAAAACTGCGCATGCGCCTAGGGACAGACGGGCTCCACTAAACTCTATGGTGGAACTGCTTGCTAACATGGAAGGAAGAGAACCTTGGTCCCTATGAGCACTTCCGCTCTTGAGGACAAATCCGACTGGGTAACGGCTTTCGCCATAGAGATGTCCGGGCGAAGCGACCTCATTGACTGCGATCGCGGCTTTCATTCAGCACCGGAAGTCCTGGCTACTGACTTCCGCTACTCAGGAGGCGGAAGCGCGTTGCCCAGGTAACAGGAAGCCCGGGAAGGAAAAGTGCCTTTGTTGCTGGCCGTCTTTGAGGTGCCACAAGGGGTCTCTCCGTCGCCTTTGCTGCGACTGACGGAGGCGGCCCCTCCGGAAAGCCAGTCCTTTGGTTTAAGGCTTTGTCCCGCCTCCGGCCCTCCTTCGACCAATCACCGTAGAGCGTCTCGGACTCTTCTTTGGCGACCACACTGCCACAGTTGGAAGATTGACAGCCGCCTTGCCCAATGACATGACGGCCTTGTCCCTGCCTACCGCCCGCGCTCACTCCCAATCGGAAGGGCAGGTAGTTCCCCTGGCCAACCGGAAGAGGCGGCCTGCACTTTCCCCGCTCCCTCCTTCCTCGCCGGGGTCGAAATGGCGGGACTTCCGTGAAGTGAGGCCCTCagtcctctcccccctcccgggCAGGCCGGCATCTGCGGGTGAAGCCTGTCCCGCCTGGGGTAGACTGCAGGTGAGGCGGGAGGCTCTACTTGCCCGCGGAGGCGGAACAGCTGGGGGGGTGGCCCTGCAAGTGGAGGCCGAGCAAAGTGGGCTCTCGGGGTAGGCTGCCTTACGTTCGCCTCCGGCCACCGCAGGCCGAGGCGGGGGCGGGGAAGACATGCGGCCCTTCACGCCTCTCGACCCGGCCCTGGGCACCCTCCCCAGCCAGGCCTCGCCTCTCACTGGCTCTGCGCGGCGGCGGCGCCCTCCGGGGGTGTTTTGGCCGGCAAGACGCGCCCTTGACCTCTGCGGGGCCTCGAGGAAGGGTCTGGGCAGTACCGGGCCTCCCGCGCGGGGTGAAAGCCCTTGCCCTGCCCGCTTCGGCCTCTGGCGCCTGGCCCTCACGAGGCTGCGGAGGAGGCAGTGCGGCCCTCGGCCTGAAGAAGGCTCCCGCCTCCGCTgatgtccttccttccttcctgcaggGCTCGGCGTGCGGGAGAGCGGCGCGCCCACGCCCAGGATGGCTTGCGCCGGGTTGCTGAGGGCGCTGGCGTCTCCTCTGCGCTGGGGTACGAATATGCCGCTGGGGAGGCCGAGCAAGGAGCCGCCTCCTCCGCACTTCTGGGCTTAAGGGCGGGACGGGGGGCGAGACGGACCCGGGACTTGGGCGCTCCGTTGGGCCGCTAACAAATGGAGCCCGctgtgctggggggaggggggctcgCCGCTCAAAATGTCAAGCTTGCGACGAAGGAGAGGGAACGGGAGACTCCGCAAGGATCTGCTTGCAAATAGTACCTCAAGGAGGTTttcttttttcgggggggggggtagtCCAAGGGTGCCCTCAGATAACCTTGTCTTCTTCCGTCAGGAGCTGCCGCCGTCTCTCACAGCCTCCTCCCATCATCCTGGCTGGCACAGCAGCCACCGAGCCGCACCATGGCCACCCTCAACCAGATGCACCGCAAAGGCCCGCCCAAGAGGCCTCCACCCAAGCCTGGCCCCTTGGGTGGCTGCCCCCAGCTCAAAGGGGTGGTTCTGAAGACCATGATCCGCAAGCCCAAAAAACCCAACTCGGCCAACCGCAAGTGTGCCCGCGTGCGGCTCAGCAACGGCAAGGAGGTCATCTGCTTCATCCCGGGAGAAGGACACAACCTGCAGGAGCACAACATTGTCCTGGTGGAGGGTGGGAGGACCCAGGACTTGCCGGGGGTCAAGCTCAAGATCGTGCGGGGCAAGTACGACTGTGCTCACGTCCAGAAGAAATGAGCGCTGCTTATGCAACGTCTGGAGCCAGCTGAGCCCACAGCCGGCTGTCTCCAAGTAGCTTCCAGGGATATACATGCACAGCAGCGAAGGAGCATGTCAGGCCGTCTCTCCTAGGAGTTGCATCTCTGGAGTCTTGGCTTGAGCGTGCCAGCGCCTTGCCAGTTGGGGGTTCTCCGGGCAGCTAGCTCCTGGATCAACGAGTCTGAGCATGcctttcccatcctcctcctgtcTTTGTATATGTACAAATGGTGGACGCAGAATGCCAAGTGAACACAAAGGATACCATggcatggaggggagggggaaaggatttgCTGGCTCTGAATAAAAAGTGTGATGGAGGCATCCCTGCACCAGTCTTTTGGACCACTCATTTCAAACCCACACACTCCTCCAAAAGTGCTAAACATACATTTGTCTTGGCACATTTTCACACTCGGTCTCTCCTGCAATAGCTCTCCCAAATATTGTCGTTGATGAGTCCAAGACACACACCCTGGAATCTTGACTGGGCTGGAAGGATTTCTTGGGATCACCTGGGAGGAAactagatcagcacagcacagtgTGGCATCTCGTTATGCTAATAAGCAACTTTCTCCTTTGCAGTGGCAACTCTTAGCAAGGCCTCTGCAGTGGCTTCCATTGCTTGACAACAGGTAGTCTAAAGGAGGAGCGgcaaacctttagccctccaggtattgcaagcatggccaatgatgatgggCGTTGTggctcagcaacacctggagggccaaaggttccccacacctaacgACTCACTGGCTTTTGTTGCTCTCAGTTGCTGGCAGGAGGCGAAAGAGCCCAGAGGAACTGAGGTCACAGCTAGGTGTCTCCCTACCCCCACTGCAGCAGCTGTAAGGCTGCATTCATATTATGTgaccaggggtgtgtgtgtttaatatggggggggggactcacAAGCCATTGGCCCTTTCCCCACAGTGCACAGACTCCACTTACCCTTCACCATACAATGTTAAGATGACATCGAAGATACACAAGTGTGAAAAAAGTGATGGAAGATTGAATGGTATTATTAGAATCCTTCATTCTGTAAGGCGATAGCCTTGCTGGCTTCCAGACTATCCATGCTTATGTGATGGGGGTACTctccaccttgagctcattggagaacAAGTGGGACgtaaatccaataaattaaataaaaataaataaatataagctaCTTAGGAGGCTTAGAGATCACCCAGTTTGCCAGGATTGTGTTGTCTTGGAAAAACACGAGGCCAAGTTTTGTGGAAGAATCCCGGCCAGTTTTGGTTTTAACTTTGATTATCCATCATTCACATAAAGATGCTGCTGGGTGCCCACCCATCTCCCTGCTGAGCTTGAGGGGGAGCTTTCACTCAGTTTGCCTTCGGAGGAGGGCAGGTCTCCTTGGGCATAACGCTGCCGTTGCCCCCTGCAAGCAGCGCAGCTCGTATTTCTTAAAAGACGTTGCTCGCTCGCTATCAACTCCCTCCAATCCTTGACCGTGACTGTTCTGCACGCCCTCCGGCTAGTTGTGATTTTTCTTTGCTGGTTGTGCATATCGGGGAAATATGACCAACTTAACTGGTATTAAGATGACTCGCTAAGGGTATCTAGGGAAGCCTTGGTGGTGGTCAGTTAATGGTAGAGTTGGTTGAACCCCAGCAGTACTTTTGGCTGCTGAGAGAGTGCTTTGTCTTAACTATCCGTGGCAGAACAACCCATCCATCTTGTTGAGACCTATCCAAGTGATTGGTGCAACAATCAGTTAACATTACACTGATAAAAGATTTTAAACTGCAATGAAGTTATTGTCACCATGCCTTGAAGGAGGGGAGAGGTAAACATTGGGTGGGTACAGTCAAAGAATCGTTGAACAATAGAGTTAGAGGGAAGAGGTCTtatctgttgttttttctttggAACCAACATTACGAGAAGCTCCTTGGATGTCTGCTGCTTCCAATGTTGAGCAAGGAGAGCTGTGCTCTTCACCCCGAGAGGAGCTGAGCAGGCAGTGCACTCCGTATTCCCATTTTCTCTTTCTGGCTGCAGTGAGCTCAGGGTTGACGTTGGTAAAGGGATGAAAATGAGGGAGGGGAACAGAATGGTGAGAGGGTGTCTGAGCCCTCACTCTGCCCCGTCAGCTCCTGACGACGAAGTGTAGGTGCCCTAGTGCCACTCTGTTGTCACGTCTTTCCTGTGGTCTCAACCCAAGTTCAAAGGCAGAGACCACTGGCTTGAGTTAGTACCTCGACTCAAGAAAGCTCACCTGTCATGCAGCGGAAATAGCTGGGACAacccaatcctatgcacatttcctcAAAGGTAAGGCTTGCTGCATTTCAAGTAAGTGTAcactggattacagccttaagaGATCCTTGGTACCTGGCCACAGGAGACCTTGGAGAGACCTGTAGCTggagaagctgtcagaagcaaaagGGCAGCTGAGCTCCTGTACCTTGTCTGGGAGGGAATTTTGGCAGGGGAGCTATCCTCACCCTTGCATGACAAGCCAAAACGATTCCTTTAGATCATGATCAAAAGGTACAGGACCCACATCTGGCATCCTATCTGCTGGCAAGAGAAGAGCTGGATTCTTACCCAGGCTACTCTCCGCCCAAACCCAGAGATCATTTGCTTTTTTGGGCTTGTTTAGTCAAAGCCAGGATAACAGAGCGATTGCTCTTTTCCCAAGTCAGGCTGCTGAGGCAGAAATTGGTTTCTAGCATCTTATTTGCAATGCACCACGTTCCTTGAAAATGCCCTGCATGTCCCTCTGGCCACCCTACTGTGTCCCACATCAAGACTGCTCTGTGGCTTGTTGAGAATCACTGGGATGCTCACAGTGGATGTGTAAGGTATGAATGAATCCTTATAATTATTGAAGGAAAGGCATCCCACACATGCTCCAAGGCACTCTCCAGTCAATCTGCAAGTGGCTTCAGCAGAAAGGTAAGACAGgaatcactgaaatgaatgaagcaGAGAGAAGCCCCACTTGTTAGATTAATTTGGCAGCAGGGGGGAGAGAAGCCCTCCTGCTCTTGTGGAACTCTAGTTCCTCTCCTGCTCTACAACAGGGTGGCgaagcagtggccctccagatgttagacatTCAGGCAGCATAGTCAGGTCCTGGACAAttggagctatagtccagcaacatctggagagcaacaggttagccacccctactCTTGAAGAGCGCTATGGGTGCGGGGACAGACCTCTGGCAAGAATCCTCTCCAAACCCTGGGCCAGATGACCATGATGTGAAGCGGCAGAAGAGCAGTGGGCCTCGCCTGAGGAAGGGTGCAGATGCATTCCTGGGAAACTGAAACATGGATGGGGAGGCACTCTCCTTACCCAGCCACCCTTTCTCCCTCCAAGTCTCATTCATTCAAGCGAGAGGCGCTAGGGAAAGGGGGCAGTTCCCAGTGGCACAAGGAAACATACGGCAGTTGGGCAAGAGTCCCAAGAAGGGACAGTCCCTCAAAGGCAGCACAGCTTTTCCTActgctttccctctccccccacagTCTTGGGGGCCCTTCCCCCATACCTCATCTGTTTTCACTCTTCCTGTCTATTTCATTCCCTGCTGTAGCCCACATTTTGCAGTTAGAAGGGGCTGCTGTGTCCCTCTACCTGATCCAGCCAAAGTCTCGGGAGCCCTGCAAGATCTCGCTGCCTTCACTGAAACTGCCTCTTCATGACAGACCTCACAGGGCAGTAGATTTAAGGCAACCATGGACTCTTTCCAAGAAGCAGAGGGTTTATTGAGGTTCAGGATGAAAACCAAGCAGATTTTATAAAAGGTTTATAAAAGGTCAAAAACAGTGCAACTGGTAAAAGGTGTACTTCACTGAGGTGAGGATGTGGTCGTTTTTCCCATGTGAAGCAACAACACCACCGAAGGGGATTGTAACCTGAGATTGCCGGGCTCctgtccccacccctccccttcctagtGACGCCAACATTTTAAAAGGTGTGTtagcacacaacacacacacacacagcacctcCTCTCCGCCACTCACAGCTGCTCCTCCTGCCGCCGCCTCTTCTCAAAGAAAGCACAGTAAGCCTCCCGGATGCCATGTGCTTCGCCCATCTCTTCCGCGTCCGAGAAGCCGTCCATGTGGCTCTCAGAGGCCGCAGAGGGCAGGTCAGCATAGTCCATGCCCTCCTCCCAGCCCTCCTGCATGGCCTCGTTTCTGCTCTCACAGATATTGTGCAGGATGCAGCAGGCGATGATAACCAGAGGGACGTTTTTCTCCGCCACATCCAGGCGCTTGAGAAGACACCGCCAGCGCCCTTTCAGCCTCTCAAAGGCGTACGTCACAGCCACGCGGCACTTGCTCAAGAGCAGATTGAAGTGTTCCCGAGGCCCACTGGAGGCACTGGGGTAGGGCTTCATAAGCCATGGTCTCAAGGGGCAAGCAGGGCCCCCAAGCAGGACAGGACTCATGGAGAGCCCTTCAATCTCTGTGGTGGTCTGAGGACCAAAAGCACCTTTCTCCATTCGCTCAAAGAGAGGGGAACCCCATGGCAACCCAGAATCCTGCATTCCACCAGACCACCCTGCGTACACGTCCATGAACCGTCCTGAGCTGTCCACCAGGGCTTGCAGGACCATAGAGACCAGCCCTTTCCCATTGATGTATGCGGAAGCTCCGTGTGGTGAGCATAAGATGGGAATGTGGGTCTCGTCTACAACCCCAATGCAGTTGGGGAAGCCaaccctttcaaagccatccatgaCAGCCTGTGCGTCCCCAAGCTGCACCACATGCTTCAGGAGCACATCGTGAATGGCTTCACACACTTCCATAACAATGACCGATGCCGTTGACACACCCACACCGAACTGGTTGGCAACAGACCTGTAGCTGTCCGAGGTGGCAAGCTTCCAGAGC includes:
- the MRPS12 gene encoding small ribosomal subunit protein uS12m encodes the protein MACAGLLRALASPLRWGAAAVSHSLLPSSWLAQQPPSRTMATLNQMHRKGPPKRPPPKPGPLGGCPQLKGVVLKTMIRKPKKPNSANRKCARVRLSNGKEVICFIPGEGHNLQEHNIVLVEGGRTQDLPGVKLKIVRGKYDCAHVQKK
- the LOC133365169 gene encoding membrane-spanning 4-domains subfamily A member 6C-like yields the protein MSTDLLTLNGKKVPTEASDKHVINININQESSLSYLFKAVGQHWGREGAATQKTLQPSASAPNTSDPFRLHCNGEQKVLGGAQILLGIVCISLGVVIDNEHFFSAYIQAGAPYWMGGLFVLSGILSVVSERRGSYWVQVATFFNLASVVAGIVALTKGIAHIPDLNGTFSWRKDMCERRHEYPPYVTTRDYEPDWRESTCKETLWNLMGVAFAVRILLLIFSAVALAIAFFCFGYGLRVMCRTLKARSQAYVSVGDLEVPPPYQDQVSPEIIA